ATTGCACCGTAAATTTCTTGATCACTCAGTCAGAAAGTTGGGACGCCATTTAGGTCGACGACCTTATTTTACTTGGGACATTCTTCCGAGAATCCAATTCTGGTGATGATGGTTCATCCAAAAGACAGTCCCAAATAACGATTTCAAGGCAAAAATCGAACGAGATTGTTCCGTCCCAAACTTCAATGAATGGCTAATTTTGAAAGGCTAAATGATATTGTCCCAAAAAATcatctaaaaaatttctaaCGGCTATTTGGCATCACTAAATCCGTTAGAAATATAAGTCTATAAATTTGTATACTTCCTTTCATTTGTGTTCCCATTCAATTGCATtcctatatataaaattgactTCTTAaagttgaatatatatattgttttatgtaattagatatatatataaatatctaatTCGCATGACTTATAATCTGCTGTTTGTCATTCTATTCTGAAAAATTGAAGTGGAGGAGGTGAATCATTATCCAACTATTATATAATGTAATCATTTAAACTGTAATTTTGCTcttaatttaatacatattatatattaattttaatatatttagaaatcaGATAGGAGTTTGAAAATGGCGTTCGGAATTCTGTAAATTAAACCAAGAATCAGCATACATACATGAACTGCGTGAACACAAAAGCCAACAAATGACTAAGAACCGTTGGAACAGATCCCTCTCCAAGTCCCAATGAGTGGTTCGAAACCAGTATTCTGCGTCCAGACCACAACCTATGGAATTCTAGGAACAAGAGGAGATTTCAAGACACTCGCTAAACACTTGATGTTGTAGTTAATTAGATTCATACTGAGCAGGTTAGAATGAGAATTAGTTGCAAATGAATTTGCAAGCCTTGATGTAAAACCATGATACCACTCTATTGTACAAGtcttctttatatataaaatttacattctcaaacaaaaaaaaaaagaaaaaaaaattatctacaCTTTGAATAGCCTTTTCGTCAAAATTCATTcgaatattatttcataattctgtaaatacattataaattgTCAGGCTATATAATATGCCCacataaaatgataaatatattttcggtaaaatttgaatttacgACATTTAAATACaagattaataatttaaccACTAAGTCACCGTACTTATAGTTAATTACTCATTTAAGCTAGTTATCAAATGTATTATTGTAAAGTagttttatgtatatatattaaatgtagttttataataataaaaataattaaaaaaaaaaaggagtgcAGAGTGATGGTGGCTGCAGCAATATTCCGTCTGTCAACCTTTAAAAGTTGTCGGCCGTTAACTGCGGTTAGATTGTTGGCAGCAGTCAATCAAGGATCCGTTACTTTGACAGAAATGCCCCTACCACCTcccaattttattcattttaattaattagttaatataatctgtagagagagagagagagaaagcgtCGGTGGAGAATTCATTTCCATTTTGATACAGAGAAATATTgtagagagaaagagagaaattagAAAAGGGGGGAGGCCAAAGAATCGCTTCGTAGATAAGCCATCAATAACCCCAAGATTTCTCTCTCCATACATGTatctatacatacatacattcATATAGCTGTTgattatgtatgtatgtgtacaTAAGGGGAAATTTTTAGAGACGAAAAATTATTAGTGAGGCGACGGCATGGCTGAATTGAGCTCCGATTCCGTTAGCCTCGACGTGGAGACGATTTATCTTGGCGGAAAGGTTGTATCTTTGGTTTTCTGTTCAGGTTCTTATGGTTCTATTGTTTGGAATTCCCTATTTGTTGTTTTCCATTTCCGGAAATTTCTATTACCTCATTCTTGGGAGCACAGAGAGAGGGTCTCTTgttaagaattaaaatattttgcttTTTGGAGAGTTTTTTGGATCTACTTCTTTTTCCTGTGTTTTTATGCTGCTATTTGCGGGTAAAAGCGGTGGTTTCATCAGTCTTGGGGGACTTTTCTTGTGGCCTATTCTggctatttcaattttaatccccttgctttctttctttttctcctccaaTGGTTTTCTTTTACATGTTGCCCAGAAAAGAGTTTAGTTGTTGCATTTCTTttgagtttcttttttatttttcattcattgaTAAATGTCAGGATAGTTTTGTTCTTAGGCTCTAAATAATAAGGCCTTGATTCTAAAGAGTAAACCGAGCTGCAGTGCCAAATGACAATATCAGCTGATTGGAGTTAAAACGCCACAATCcataatatttgtttgtatATTGCTCGAAATGTTATTGGTGTTCTTTGAAATACCGTTGTAGTCTTGTTTTTTTGATTCTTCCACTTCGATATTTTGACGTGGTTAATCATCTGGACTATCTTGTGCCACCTGCCACTTTTTTTTCACTGAAATAATTCTTTCAGTACAGGTAGGCTGTTATCCTTTGTATTCTGTTTCTTTTGCTAATTGCCAGCATTGTAATACTTCCTTTGAGTGCCATACTCTTTTGGATCTggagttgatattttttaagtctGAAATTGAAAACTGGAAAAGCTTTTTGCTTTGACCTTTTCAGTGTTTTTGGTCAgcaaatttggataaaatgtGGATTAGCGCACTGGGTTAATGATTTCTAAGGATGGAACAGTTTTGTGCAAATGCTGGTATTTCCTTTATTTGAAGGATGGATAAAAAAAGCCTAATGCTTATGACTCCTTAACttatctttttctgttttctggAGAATGTATTGACTGAATCCTGGCAGTCTTCCTTTCCTTACAATGATAATTCTCAGACATTCTGGTCACAGTTGTTTGCGGACCAGTGCTTATTATGAATTACTTGTATTTATGACTCAGGAGCATATTGTACAAACTGCGAGCGGTTCTGTATCTGTTATAGTTTATGGAGACCCGGATAAGCCAGCTCTGGTCACTTATCCTGATTTAGCTTTAAATCGTGAGTGCACTTAGCCTTGGTAGTAACTCTGTTCATTTTGATGTTTGgtttctccaattttttcACATCACTATGTAGTTTTTATCTGTTTTTCCGTATGCAGTTCGACTGAAAGTCTTCTGTAcgctttctttttctgcagATATGTCTTGTTTTCAAGGATTGTTCTTTTGTCCAGAAGCTGCAGCTTTGCTGCTTCAGAATTTCTGTGTTTACCATATTAGTCCTCCTGGACACGAGGTTTGTAAATTGGACAAATGCAAGAGATGTTCCCGATTATGTGTTCATCATTCCAACTTTTAGTCCATATTGCACTTGATATTGAACGCCGTAACTCACATCAGATTTGAATCGGGCTCTGATAAGAGTTCTTGCAGTTGGGAGCTGCTGCAATTTGTGCCAATGATCCTGTTCCTTCTGTCAATGACTTAGCGGATCAAATTCTTGAGGTGCTCAACTATTTTAGGTAACCGTATACAGATTGTTTCTGGATTCCATATTGTGCTCGTTTTTGCTCTGGTTGCTTCTGATTAGGTTTTCATTAGAAATCTATTCCTAACTCTGCAAATTTAACTTTGTTCAGGCTTGGTGCAGTTATGTGCATGGGTGTAACGGCCGGCGCTTACATTCTCACCTTGTTTGCTGTATGTTTATTCTATATCAGTTTCACTATTggccttttatttttctagtttTTGTATGACTTAGAGATTTATGTGCCAGACGAAGTTTAGGGAGCGGGTTCTTGGTTTGATCCTTGTTTCTCCTTTGTGCAAAGCCCCGTCTTGGACAGAGTGGCTCCGTAATAAGGTCCTACATATATGCTTTCTATCGCAGTTTTATGCCAATACAGTTTCTGGAGATAAACATGTGGATATATGGATTCTGCAGGTGATGTCCAATTTACTGTATTATTATGGCATGTGTGGTCTGCTGAAGGATTTCTTACTTTACCGGTACTTTAGCAAGGTAGTTTAGTATTTCATCAATCAGTGAATTATGTACACCCCCTCCGTGCTCCTTTTGTGTATACTGTCTTTCCTGAGCCTTTTTTCTGGATGAAGATCTTGCTTGGGGTTTGTGGATGagtacaattttctttttgattgtATCAGGAAGTTTGTGGCGATGCTGAAGTTCCAGAATCAGATATAGTTCAAGCATGCAGAAGAGTTAGTGCTT
This Sesamum indicum cultivar Zhongzhi No. 13 linkage group LG5, S_indicum_v1.0, whole genome shotgun sequence DNA region includes the following protein-coding sequences:
- the LOC105162017 gene encoding pollen-specific protein SF21-like yields the protein MAELSSDSVSLDVETIYLGGKEHIVQTASGSVSVIVYGDPDKPALVTYPDLALNHMSCFQGLFFCPEAAALLLQNFCVYHISPPGHELGAAAICANDPVPSVNDLADQILEVLNYFRLGAVMCMGVTAGAYILTLFATKFRERVLGLILVSPLCKAPSWTEWLRNKVMSNLLYYYGMCGLLKDFLLYRYFSKEVCGDAEVPESDIVQACRRLLDERQSTNVLRFLHAINRRHDITDGLKTLRCRTLIFVGDDSPFHSEALHMAAKMERRYSALVEVQACGSMVTEEQPHAMLVPLEYFFMGYGLYRPRQFNGSPRSPLSPSCIAPELLSPESMGLKLKPIKTRISPGR